From the genome of Maniola jurtina chromosome 10, ilManJurt1.1, whole genome shotgun sequence, one region includes:
- the LOC123869050 gene encoding 50S ribosomal protein L1-like — translation MAGTLFRSFFNATLSLQKQNITAIRSINTGSVYYAARKGTRAKARAKKVKVEITKVGFIPHNQRGKDKKAKININKHEDDSYKQVSKDDVFPMRYYQWVVYTAEDAVRAHQETHHPTMYNDPNAYVYAQVELNMEAAKKNRFVENFQRLALLPHYFPREEERSILAFCKGPELIKQVAEAGATTVGSTELVKKIQEGEVKFSDYDYVIAHPNILTDLVPIRGLMKRRFPNVRSGTLDANICELVKKFSAGVQYRVVRDEHQQNFGSTEVPIGRLNMDTKQVAENIDTLLKDIQSVRPKRDGLFITRCLIVSPPSSEKLKIDPFVHVERTLSKEVQEDSDDEDEAVAAKA, via the exons ATGGCTGGAACGTTATTCC gttccTTCTTTAATGCTACTTTATcgcttcaaaaacaaaatattactgCCATT AGATCTATCAACACAGGTTCAGTATACTACGCTGCTCGTAAAGGAACAAGAGCTAAAGCGCGAGCCAAGAAAGTAAAGGTTGAAATCACTAAAGTAGGTTTCATTCCTCATAACCAGCGAGGGAAAGATAA gaaagccaaaataaacataaacaaGCATGAAGATGACTCATACAAACAGGTTTCCAAAGATGATGTATTCCCGATGCGCTACTATCAGTGGGTGGTGTACACTGCAGAGGATGCGGTCAGGGCACACCAGGAGACACATCACCCCACCATGTACAATGACCCTAATGCCTATGTGTACGCACAGGTGGAACTTAACATGGAAGCTGCTAAAAAG AATCGTTTTGTGGAAAACTTTCAACGCCTGGCCTTGCTACCACACTACTTCCCTCGCGAAGAGGAGCGCAGCATCCTAGCGTTCTGTAAGGGCCCAGAGCTGATCAAGCAAGTCGCAGAGGCTGGGGCTACCACTGTGGGCAGCACGGAACTGGTTAAAAAGATACag GAAGGCGAAGTCAAATTCAGCGACTACGACTACGTAATAGCACATCCCAACATCCTAACTGACTTGGTGCCAATTCGTGGGCTGATGAAGAGAAGGTTCCCCAACGTTCGCTCCGGTACCCTGGACGCTAACATCTGTGAGCTAGTGAAGAAGTTTTCAGCGGGGGTGCAGTACCGAGTTGTGAGGGATGAGCATCAGCAGAACTTCGGTTCTACGGAGGTTCCCATTGGTCGG TTAAATATGGACACAAAGCAGGTTGCAGAAAATATAGACACATTATTAAAAGACATTCAGTCAGTAAGGCCGAAAAGAGATGGACTATTCATCACGAG ATGTCTCATAGTAAGTCCGCCATCGTCAGAGAAGTTAAAAATCGATCCCTTCGTGCACGTAGAACGTACTCTGTCTAAAGAAGTGCAAGAGGACAGTGACGACGAAGATGAAGCCGTCGCCGCAAAAGCTTAA
- the LOC123869049 gene encoding uncharacterized protein LOC123869049 isoform X1: protein MEKFNSVLLLISLCALLWGVAGQYEWQIRDSVDEIRGKMDKISADNCYISHLDDLFLPEDSVSHHPDVKEININPVFPNRTAMLHLHNMAMTRAFFWSYILQSRFIRPAINDTYDPGMMYYFLSSVADVSANPLINASSLYFSPNTSYTSSYRGFFNKTLPRFAPRALRADDFNDPVHLQKISTLNTFHVEDLGAYDPDSWSKDYTSDFYRINEWYSLWLPDKVDKRHDTKTTYQVEIRYANNTNETFTFHGPPGNDETPGPVNWTKPYFDCGRLNKWLVAAVSPVADIFPRHTQFRHIEYPTYTAAVVMEMDYDRIDINQCPPSEGNDKPNRFASTARCKEETTECEPIHGWGFRRGGYQCRCRPGFRLPSIVRRPYLGEIIERATADQYYNNFDCSKIGWIQRLPVQWEKAHPFVRAIYADRYYEYVNSTSGPAALHTERVNVYEVLNFIRGVQPHNCSEYNPTDLFLNGDIAYGAEEQFENQAKMAVRLANFISAFLQVSDPQEVFSGTRVADKPLTEDQMLGETLALVLGDSKVWSAGTYWDRNKFTNRTFFAPFAYKTELNTRKFKLEDMARINKTDEAYTNKPWFQFLKQRWSTNFDSLEKFFLKMKIRDSELGKYLKHYERFPTFYRAANLKNGHWTQPYYDCKGPLKQWVITYASPFFGWDNVKVKLEFKGVVAVTMSLMQLDVNQCPDKYYIPNAFKSTDKCDKGSSYCVPIQGRGFDSGGYKCECLQGYEYPFEDLITYYDGQIVEAEFQNIIENKETRIDMFKCRLAGAAAMQSSVVILLAVLMFLWKFR from the exons ATGGAGAAATTTAATAGTGTATTGTTATTAATTTCATTGTGTGCGTTATTGTGGGGTGTGGCCGGACAGTATGAATGGCAAATACGGGATTCTGTTGATGAGATTCGGGGTAAAATGGACAAGATTTCAGCTGATAACTGCTACATAAGTCATCTAGACGATCTCTTTTTACCAGAAGACTCAGTCTCTCACCATCCCGATGTGAAAGAAATAAACATCAACCCAGTGTTTCCGAACCGAACAGCTATGTTACATTTACACAACATGGCTATGACTAGAGCGTTTTTCTGGAGTTATATCCTGCAGTCGAGGTTTATAAGACCGGCTATAAACGATACATACGACCCAGGTATGATGTATTATTTCCTATCATCAGTAGCTGATGTTTCTGCGAACCCATTAATTAACGCCAGTTCGCTATATTTTTCGCCCAACACATCGTATACATCGTCTTACCGAGGCTTCTTCAACAAGACTTTGCCGCGATTCGCACCAAGAGCTTTGAGAGCAGATGATTTTAACGATCCAGTCCATTTACAAAAGATATCAACACTGAACACATTCCATGTGGAAGATTTGGGAGCTTACGACCCTGACAGCTGGTCTAAAGACTATACGTCTGATTTCTATCGCATAAATGAGTGGTATTCACTGTGGTTGCCTGACAAAGTGGATAAGAGACACGACACCAAAACAACATATCAAGTGGAAATCAGATATGCAAATAACACTAACGAAACATTCACTTTCCATGGACCACCTGGAAATGATGAG ACACCTGGTCCAGTAAACTGGACGAAGCCCTACTTTGACTGCGGCAGACTGAACAAGTGGCTTGTGGCAGCCGTGTCACCAGTTGCTGACATCTTTCCTAGACACACACAGTTTAGACATATTGAATATCCAAC ATACACAGCCGCAGTGGTGATGGAGATGGACTATGACAGGATAGATATAAACCAGTGCCCACCCAGCGAGGGTAACGACAAACCCAACAGATTCGCGTCCACCGCCCGGTGTAAGGAGGAGACTACTGAG TGTGAACCAATTCACGGTTGGGGCTTCCGTCGAGGTGGTTACCAATGCCGCTGCCGGCCGGGCTTCCGCCTGCCCAGCATCGTGCGCAGGCcttacctgggagagatcatTGAGCGAGCCACCGCCGACCAGTACTATAACAACTTTGACTGCTCCAAGATTGGAT GGATCCAACGTCTACCTGTGCAGTGGGAGAAAGCCCACCCGTTCGTGCGCGCGATCTACGCAGATCGCTACTACGAGTATGTGAACTCCACCAGCGGACCTGCAGCACTTCACACTGAGCGAGTTAACGTTTACGAAGTGCTCAACTTTATCCGAGGCGTGCAGCCGCACAACTGCTCTGA ATACAACCCGACGGACTTGTTCCTGAACGGCGACATCGCTTACGGCGCAGAGGAGCAGTTTGAGAACCAAGCCAAAATGGCGGTGCGACTCGCCAACTTTATCAGTGCCTTTTTGCAA GTGTCAGATCCCCAAGAAGTGTTCAGTGGAACGCGCGTGGCGGACAAACCCCTCACTGAAGACCAGATGCTGGGAGAAACGCTCGCCTTAGTTCTCGGGGATTCCAAGGTTTGGTCCGCAG gtacaTACTGGGACAGAAATAAATTTACAAATCGCACGTTCTTCGCTCCATTCGCTTACAAGACTGAGTTGAATACAAGAAAGTTCAAACTAGAGGATATGGCCCGAATTAATAAGACTG ATGAAGCCTACACAAACAAGCCGTGGTTCCAATTCCTTAAACAAAGATGGTCGACAAACTTCGATAGTCTTGAGAAATTTTTcctcaaaatgaaaattcgTGACAGTGAACTGGGAAAATATCTGAAGCATTACGAAAGATTCCCAACTTTCTACAGAGCAGCCAACTTGAAGAATGGCCACTGGACTCAGCCGTATTACGATTGTAAGGGACCTTTGAAACAGTGGGTGATCACTTATGCTTCACCGTTCTTTGGATGGGATAACGTTAAAGTCAAATTGGAGttcaa GGGAGTGGTAGCAGTGACGATGTCGCTGATGCAGCTCGACGTGAACCAATGTCCGGACAAGTACTACATACCCAACGCTTTCAAAAGTACCGACAAATGTGATAAGGGCTCTTCGTAT TGCGTTCCAATTCAaggtcgcgggttcgattccggcGGCTACAAGTGCGAATGCCTCCAAGGCTACGAGTATCCCTTCGAGGACCTCATCACGTACTACGACGGTCAGATCGTTGAAGCAGAGTTCCAGAACATTATAGAAAACAAGGAGACGCGCATAGACATGTTCAAGTGTAGGCTTGCAGGCGCTGCAGCCATGCAAAGCAGTGTGGTTATATTACTGGCAGTGTTAATGTTTCTGTGGAAATTCCGGTAA
- the LOC123869049 gene encoding uncharacterized protein LOC123869049 isoform X2: MEKFNSVLLLISLCALLWGVAGQYEWQIRDSVDEIRGKMDKISADNCYISHLDDLFLPEDSVSHHPDVKEININPVFPNRTAMLHLHNMAMTRAFFWSYILQSRFIRPAINDTYDPGMMYYFLSSVADVSANPLINASSLYFSPNTSYTSSYRGFFNKTLPRFAPRALRADDFNDPVHLQKISTLNTFHVEDLGAYDPDSWSKDYTSDFYRINEWYSLWLPDKVDKRHDTKTTYQVEIRYANNTNETFTFHGPPGNDETPGPVNWTKPYFDCGRLNKWLVAAVSPVADIFPRHTQFRHIEYPTYTAAVVMEMDYDRIDINQCPPSEGNDKPNRFASTARCKEETTECEPIHGWGFRRGGYQCRCRPGFRLPSIVRRPYLGEIIERATADQYYNNFDCSKIGWIQRLPVQWEKAHPFVRAIYADRYYEYVNSTSGPAALHTERVNVYEVLNFIRGVQPHNCSEYNPTDLFLNGDIAYGAEEQFENQAKMAVRLANFISAFLQVSDPQEVFSGTRVADKPLTEDQMLGETLALVLGDSKVWSAGTYWDRNKFTNRTFFAPFAYKTELNTRKFKLEDMARINKTDEAYTNKPWFQFLKQRWSTNFDSLEKFFLKMKIRDSELGKYLKHYERFPTFYRAANLKNGHWTQPYYDCKGPLKQWVITYASPFFGWDNVKVKLEFKGVVAVTMSLMQLDVNQCPDKYYIPNAFKSTDKCDKGSSYVAGSIPAATSANASKATSIPSRTSSRTTTVRSLKQSSRTL, from the exons ATGGAGAAATTTAATAGTGTATTGTTATTAATTTCATTGTGTGCGTTATTGTGGGGTGTGGCCGGACAGTATGAATGGCAAATACGGGATTCTGTTGATGAGATTCGGGGTAAAATGGACAAGATTTCAGCTGATAACTGCTACATAAGTCATCTAGACGATCTCTTTTTACCAGAAGACTCAGTCTCTCACCATCCCGATGTGAAAGAAATAAACATCAACCCAGTGTTTCCGAACCGAACAGCTATGTTACATTTACACAACATGGCTATGACTAGAGCGTTTTTCTGGAGTTATATCCTGCAGTCGAGGTTTATAAGACCGGCTATAAACGATACATACGACCCAGGTATGATGTATTATTTCCTATCATCAGTAGCTGATGTTTCTGCGAACCCATTAATTAACGCCAGTTCGCTATATTTTTCGCCCAACACATCGTATACATCGTCTTACCGAGGCTTCTTCAACAAGACTTTGCCGCGATTCGCACCAAGAGCTTTGAGAGCAGATGATTTTAACGATCCAGTCCATTTACAAAAGATATCAACACTGAACACATTCCATGTGGAAGATTTGGGAGCTTACGACCCTGACAGCTGGTCTAAAGACTATACGTCTGATTTCTATCGCATAAATGAGTGGTATTCACTGTGGTTGCCTGACAAAGTGGATAAGAGACACGACACCAAAACAACATATCAAGTGGAAATCAGATATGCAAATAACACTAACGAAACATTCACTTTCCATGGACCACCTGGAAATGATGAG ACACCTGGTCCAGTAAACTGGACGAAGCCCTACTTTGACTGCGGCAGACTGAACAAGTGGCTTGTGGCAGCCGTGTCACCAGTTGCTGACATCTTTCCTAGACACACACAGTTTAGACATATTGAATATCCAAC ATACACAGCCGCAGTGGTGATGGAGATGGACTATGACAGGATAGATATAAACCAGTGCCCACCCAGCGAGGGTAACGACAAACCCAACAGATTCGCGTCCACCGCCCGGTGTAAGGAGGAGACTACTGAG TGTGAACCAATTCACGGTTGGGGCTTCCGTCGAGGTGGTTACCAATGCCGCTGCCGGCCGGGCTTCCGCCTGCCCAGCATCGTGCGCAGGCcttacctgggagagatcatTGAGCGAGCCACCGCCGACCAGTACTATAACAACTTTGACTGCTCCAAGATTGGAT GGATCCAACGTCTACCTGTGCAGTGGGAGAAAGCCCACCCGTTCGTGCGCGCGATCTACGCAGATCGCTACTACGAGTATGTGAACTCCACCAGCGGACCTGCAGCACTTCACACTGAGCGAGTTAACGTTTACGAAGTGCTCAACTTTATCCGAGGCGTGCAGCCGCACAACTGCTCTGA ATACAACCCGACGGACTTGTTCCTGAACGGCGACATCGCTTACGGCGCAGAGGAGCAGTTTGAGAACCAAGCCAAAATGGCGGTGCGACTCGCCAACTTTATCAGTGCCTTTTTGCAA GTGTCAGATCCCCAAGAAGTGTTCAGTGGAACGCGCGTGGCGGACAAACCCCTCACTGAAGACCAGATGCTGGGAGAAACGCTCGCCTTAGTTCTCGGGGATTCCAAGGTTTGGTCCGCAG gtacaTACTGGGACAGAAATAAATTTACAAATCGCACGTTCTTCGCTCCATTCGCTTACAAGACTGAGTTGAATACAAGAAAGTTCAAACTAGAGGATATGGCCCGAATTAATAAGACTG ATGAAGCCTACACAAACAAGCCGTGGTTCCAATTCCTTAAACAAAGATGGTCGACAAACTTCGATAGTCTTGAGAAATTTTTcctcaaaatgaaaattcgTGACAGTGAACTGGGAAAATATCTGAAGCATTACGAAAGATTCCCAACTTTCTACAGAGCAGCCAACTTGAAGAATGGCCACTGGACTCAGCCGTATTACGATTGTAAGGGACCTTTGAAACAGTGGGTGATCACTTATGCTTCACCGTTCTTTGGATGGGATAACGTTAAAGTCAAATTGGAGttcaa GGGAGTGGTAGCAGTGACGATGTCGCTGATGCAGCTCGACGTGAACCAATGTCCGGACAAGTACTACATACCCAACGCTTTCAAAAGTACCGACAAATGTGATAAGGGCTCTTCGTAT gtcgcgggttcgattccggcGGCTACAAGTGCGAATGCCTCCAAGGCTACGAGTATCCCTTCGAGGACCTCATCACGTACTACGACGGTCAGATCGTTGAAGCAGAGTTCCAGAACATTATAG
- the LOC123869065 gene encoding 50S ribosomal protein L1-like has protein sequence MAGTLFRSFFNATLSLQKQNITAIRSINTGSVYYAARKGTRAKARAKKVKVEITKVGFIPHNQRGKDKKAKININKHEDDSYKQVSKDDVFPMRYYQWVVYTAEDAVRAHQETHHPTMYNDPNAYVYAQVELNMEAAKKNRFVENFQRLALLPHYFPREEERSILAFCKGPELIKQVAEAGATTVGSTELVKKIQEGEVKFSDYDYVIAHPNILTDLVPIRGLMKRRFPNVRSGTLDANICELVKKFSAGVQYRVVRDEHQQNFGSTEVPIGRLNMDTKQVAENIDTLLKDIQSVRPKRDGLFITR, from the exons ATGGCTGGAACGTTATTCC gttccTTCTTTAATGCTACTTTATcgcttcaaaaacaaaatattactgCCATT AGATCTATCAACACAGGTTCAGTATACTACGCTGCTCGTAAAGGAACAAGAGCTAAAGCGCGAGCCAAGAAAGTAAAGGTTGAAATCACTAAAGTAGGTTTCATTCCTCATAACCAGCGAGGGAAAGATAA gaaagccaaaataaacataaacaaGCATGAAGATGACTCATACAAACAGGTTTCCAAAGATGATGTATTCCCGATGCGCTACTATCAGTGGGTGGTGTACACTGCAGAGGATGCGGTCAGGGCACACCAGGAGACACATCACCCCACCATGTACAATGACCCTAATGCCTATGTGTACGCACAGGTGGAACTTAACATGGAAGCTGCTAAAAAG AATCGTTTTGTGGAGAACTTTCAACGCCTGGCCTTGCTACCACACTACTTCCCTCGCGAAGAGGAGCGCAGCATCCTAGCGTTCTGTAAGGGCCCAGAGCTGATCAAGCAAGTCGCAGAGGCTGGGGCTACCACTGTGGGCAGCACGGAACTGGTTAAAAAGATAcag GAAGGCGAAGTCAAATTCAGCGACTACGACTACGTAATAGCACATCCCAACATCCTAACTGACTTGGTGCCAATTCGTGGGCTGATGAAGAGAAGGTTCCCCAACGTTCGCTCCGGTACCCTGGACGCTAACATCTGTGAGCTAGTGAAGAAGTTTTCAGCGGGCGTGCAGTACCGAGTTGTGAGGGATGAGCATCAGCAGAACTTCGGTTCTACGGAGGTTCCCATTGGTCGG TTAAATATGGACACAAAGCAGGTTGCGGAAAATATAGACACATTATTAAAGGACATTCAGTCAGTAAGGCCGAAAAGAGACGGACTATTCATCACGAG GTGA